From the genome of Edaphobacter dinghuensis, one region includes:
- the msrB gene encoding peptide-methionine (R)-S-oxide reductase MsrB, with protein sequence MPNYAKTAEAVSRLSPEEFRVTQKNGTERPFENAYWDHDEPGLYVDIVSGEPLFSSLDKFHSNCGWPSFTKPVDPANVDERPDGSHGMNRTEVRSSHGDSHLGHVFDDGPRDAGGLRYCINSASLRFIPLDELESEGYGNYLNLFEPQKGK encoded by the coding sequence ATGCCAAATTATGCGAAGACCGCCGAGGCCGTCTCCCGGCTTTCTCCTGAAGAGTTCAGAGTCACCCAGAAGAACGGAACAGAACGCCCCTTTGAGAATGCCTACTGGGATCATGATGAGCCCGGGCTCTATGTCGATATTGTGTCGGGCGAACCGTTGTTCTCGTCGCTCGATAAATTTCATAGCAACTGCGGTTGGCCGAGCTTCACCAAGCCGGTTGATCCTGCAAATGTAGACGAACGCCCTGATGGAAGCCACGGCATGAACCGGACAGAGGTACGTTCGAGTCATGGCGATAGCCACCTGGGACACGTCTTCGATGATGGCCCGAGAGACGCCGGCGGCTTACGATACTGCATCAACTCTGCCTCGCTGCGCTTCATTCCTCTTGATGAGCTTGAGAGCGAAGGCTATGGCAACTATCTCAACCTGTTTGAGCCACAGAAAGGGAAGTAA
- the msrA gene encoding peptide-methionine (S)-S-oxide reductase MsrA encodes MASSNERAILAGGCFWGMQDLLRRYPGVISTRVGYTGGDVLNATYRNHDRHAEAIEIVFDPEKLTYRRLLEFFFQIHDPTTLNRQGNDIGTSYRSAIFYTTAEQKKIAEETIADVNASGLWPGKMVTEVVPAGAFWEAEPEHQDYLERIPNGYTCHFVRKNWVLPRRAI; translated from the coding sequence ATGGCATCCTCCAATGAACGTGCAATCCTCGCCGGTGGCTGTTTCTGGGGGATGCAGGACCTGCTCCGGCGATACCCGGGCGTTATCTCTACCCGCGTTGGATATACCGGTGGCGACGTTCTCAATGCGACCTATCGTAATCATGATCGTCATGCCGAAGCCATTGAAATAGTCTTCGATCCCGAGAAGCTCACTTACCGACGGCTTCTGGAGTTCTTCTTTCAGATTCACGACCCGACGACCTTGAACCGTCAAGGAAACGACATAGGGACGAGCTATCGCTCGGCGATCTTTTATACGACCGCCGAACAGAAGAAGATCGCTGAAGAGACCATCGCCGACGTCAATGCGTCCGGGCTATGGCCAGGTAAGATGGTCACCGAGGTAGTTCCAGCCGGAGCCTTCTGGGAGGCAGAACCGGAGCACCAGGATTATCTGGAGCGCATTCCCAATGGATACACCTGCCACTTTGTTCGGAAGAACTGGGTGCTTCCGCGGCGAGCAATCTAA